From Streptomyces sp. NBC_00683, one genomic window encodes:
- a CDS encoding ABC transporter ATP-binding protein — MVAPPDNDVIWARSLHHSHNGSPGLGGVSLGVRDGEVLAVTGPRGSGKTTLLHCLSGQLVPQQGEVWFNSVPVHTMGPRLREQLRRDRFGWIAAEPQLVPELTTWENAALPLLLRGVSHRAAKKAATEWLERLDIGMLAKKRPHTLLQAQRQRISVARALTASPSVIFADEPTASLHRPERAQLLRTLTTAARSHGITVVLATHDAEVATLADRTVSLLDGRRVTTVALPAVSDTEGRSACSLSV, encoded by the coding sequence ATGGTGGCCCCGCCGGACAACGACGTGATCTGGGCTCGTTCCCTGCACCACTCCCACAACGGATCACCGGGGCTCGGCGGTGTCTCCCTCGGCGTCCGTGACGGTGAGGTCCTCGCCGTCACGGGCCCCAGGGGCAGCGGCAAGACGACGCTGCTGCACTGCCTCTCCGGCCAGTTGGTGCCCCAGCAGGGCGAAGTCTGGTTCAACAGCGTCCCGGTCCACACCATGGGCCCCCGGCTGCGCGAGCAGCTCCGCCGCGACCGCTTCGGCTGGATCGCCGCCGAGCCCCAGCTCGTACCGGAGCTGACCACCTGGGAGAACGCCGCTCTTCCGCTGCTGCTGCGGGGCGTCTCGCACCGGGCGGCGAAGAAGGCCGCGACGGAGTGGCTCGAGCGCCTCGACATCGGCATGCTCGCCAAGAAGCGCCCGCACACGCTGCTCCAGGCGCAGCGTCAGCGGATCTCCGTGGCCCGCGCCCTGACCGCGTCACCGTCCGTGATCTTCGCGGACGAGCCGACGGCGTCCCTCCACCGCCCGGAGCGCGCACAGCTGCTGCGCACCCTCACCACGGCGGCGCGCTCCCACGGCATCACCGTCGTGCTCGCCACCCATGACGCCGAGGTCGCCACCCTCGCCGACCGCACGGTCTCGCTGCTGGACGGCCGTCGTGTCACCACCGTCGCCCTGCCCGCCGTATCGGATACGGAAGGCCGCTCGGCGTGCTCGCTCTCCGTCTGA
- a CDS encoding LOG family protein, producing MENPEQSTYAPGVEIETLTAFDVAVAAGSLAGHRVQSVDLTGRGEALLVTETRGAVFLGCRMDPRAEAKIRADGAFVFPPVPGLPFDPYRGLLYTPDALYEGLAEGGYGSTPDARAYDWFQLTKSNGDVFASMLRALHDDAVSDALDEHLAGARVVGVMGGHAMARGSEAYRGAAALGRELARSGLTVATGGGPGAMEAANLGAYAAPHSDAMLLKACELLAESPSFSTSVTDWATAAFAVRSRWPDGGSSVAIPTWFYGHEPPNAFADHIAKYFANAVREDGLLARSNAGVIFLPGAAGTVQEIFDNATPNYYESRSAPTPMVLVNRAHWTEKLPAWPLLSALAADRAMEARIALVDTVEEAAGALARLTG from the coding sequence GTGGAGAATCCGGAGCAGAGCACGTACGCACCCGGCGTCGAGATCGAGACGCTCACCGCATTCGACGTGGCAGTCGCCGCCGGGAGCCTGGCCGGCCATCGTGTCCAGTCCGTCGACCTGACCGGCCGGGGCGAGGCACTCCTCGTGACCGAGACCCGGGGCGCGGTCTTCCTCGGCTGCCGCATGGATCCCCGTGCCGAGGCGAAGATACGGGCGGACGGGGCGTTCGTCTTCCCGCCGGTGCCCGGGCTGCCCTTCGACCCGTACCGCGGACTGCTCTACACCCCCGACGCGCTCTACGAGGGCCTGGCCGAGGGCGGTTACGGGTCGACGCCGGACGCGCGGGCGTACGACTGGTTCCAGCTGACCAAGTCGAACGGCGATGTCTTCGCCTCGATGCTGCGGGCGCTCCACGACGACGCGGTCTCCGACGCGCTGGACGAACACCTCGCCGGGGCCCGGGTGGTGGGCGTGATGGGCGGCCATGCGATGGCTCGCGGATCCGAGGCGTACCGCGGCGCCGCCGCACTCGGCAGGGAGCTGGCCCGCAGCGGTCTGACCGTGGCGACGGGCGGCGGCCCGGGTGCCATGGAGGCGGCCAACCTCGGCGCGTACGCCGCCCCGCACTCCGACGCGATGCTGCTCAAGGCCTGCGAACTCCTCGCCGAGTCACCGTCGTTCAGCACCTCGGTCACCGACTGGGCGACCGCTGCCTTCGCCGTCCGGAGCCGCTGGCCCGACGGCGGATCCTCGGTCGCGATCCCGACCTGGTTCTACGGCCACGAGCCGCCGAACGCCTTCGCGGACCACATCGCCAAGTACTTCGCCAACGCCGTGCGCGAGGACGGGCTGCTGGCCCGCTCGAACGCCGGTGTGATCTTTCTGCCCGGAGCCGCCGGGACCGTGCAGGAGATCTTCGACAACGCGACGCCCAACTACTACGAGTCGCGCTCCGCGCCCACGCCGATGGTGCTCGTGAACCGCGCGCACTGGACGGAGAAGCTGCCCGCCTGGCCGCTGCTGAGCGCGCTGGCGGCGGACCGGGCGATGGAGGCCCGTATCGCGCTCGTCGACACGGTGGAGGAGGCCGCCGGGGCCCTCGCCCGGCTGACGGGCTGA
- a CDS encoding SRPBCC family protein: MTGSAREGIDITRVVEAPRDRVFAAWTVPEDFAAWYGGDADVPLDRVSMDVTPGGEWSLVIIVPGAEMPFHGVYREVSAPERLVFTLKDRSAPADVEGETVTVTFTERGRKSTEMVFQQRGGHLTPEQYAAAEDGWEAFFDALDVRLAAR; this comes from the coding sequence ATGACTGGATCAGCGCGCGAGGGCATCGACATCACCCGCGTCGTCGAGGCACCGCGGGACCGGGTCTTCGCAGCCTGGACGGTCCCCGAGGACTTCGCCGCCTGGTACGGGGGCGACGCGGACGTGCCGCTGGACCGGGTGTCGATGGACGTCACGCCGGGCGGTGAATGGAGCCTGGTCATCATCGTGCCCGGCGCGGAGATGCCGTTCCACGGCGTCTACCGGGAGGTGTCCGCCCCCGAGCGGCTCGTCTTCACGCTCAAGGACAGGAGCGCGCCCGCGGACGTCGAGGGCGAGACCGTCACGGTCACCTTCACCGAGCGCGGCAGGAAGTCCACCGAGATGGTCTTCCAGCAGCGCGGCGGCCATCTCACGCCCGAGCAGTACGCGGCGGCCGAGGACGGCTGGGAGGCCTTCTTCGACGCCCTCGACGTCCGCCTCGCCGCCCGCTGA
- a CDS encoding ABC transporter ATP-binding protein has protein sequence MLALDSATVRFGERTALDAVDLEVADHEIVCVLGPSGSGKSTLLRVVAGLQRLDGGRVLLDGADQAAVPVHRRGLGLMFQDHQLFPHRDVGANVAFGLRMRGVSRAERDRRADELLDLVGLPGAGRRAVAALSGGEQQRVALARALAPRPKLLMLDEPLGQLDRSLRERLVVELRTLFGRLGTTVLAVTHDQGEAFALADRVVVMRDGRIAQVGTPLEVWQRPASAFVARFLGFDNVVDATVTGTAADTPWGKVPVPDGSPQGARELLVRPAGVRICGAKGGLTCTVGARTFRGHHVAVTLHPADGPALEAECGLRDTPEEGATVGVTFDVAETVVLSPAHEV, from the coding sequence ATGCTGGCACTGGATTCGGCCACGGTCCGCTTCGGGGAGCGGACCGCGCTGGACGCCGTGGACCTGGAGGTCGCCGACCACGAGATCGTCTGTGTCCTCGGGCCCAGCGGCAGCGGCAAGTCGACGCTCCTGCGGGTCGTCGCCGGGCTGCAGCGGCTGGACGGGGGACGGGTGCTCCTGGACGGCGCCGACCAGGCCGCCGTGCCTGTGCACCGGCGCGGGCTCGGGCTGATGTTTCAGGACCACCAGCTCTTCCCGCACCGGGACGTCGGCGCGAACGTCGCGTTCGGGCTGCGGATGCGCGGGGTCTCCCGGGCCGAGCGCGACCGCAGGGCCGACGAGCTCCTCGACCTCGTCGGCCTGCCCGGCGCCGGGCGGCGGGCCGTCGCCGCCCTGTCGGGAGGCGAGCAGCAGCGCGTCGCCCTCGCCCGCGCGCTGGCACCCCGCCCGAAGCTGCTGATGCTGGACGAGCCGCTCGGGCAGCTGGACCGGAGCCTGCGCGAACGGCTCGTCGTCGAGCTGCGCACCCTCTTCGGCCGGCTCGGTACGACGGTGCTCGCCGTCACCCACGACCAGGGCGAAGCCTTCGCCCTCGCGGACCGGGTGGTGGTCATGCGGGACGGCAGGATCGCCCAGGTGGGAACCCCTCTGGAGGTCTGGCAGCGCCCGGCCTCCGCGTTCGTCGCCCGGTTCCTCGGCTTCGACAACGTGGTGGACGCGACGGTGACCGGCACGGCCGCCGACACGCCCTGGGGCAAGGTGCCGGTGCCCGACGGCTCGCCCCAGGGCGCGCGCGAGCTGCTGGTCCGGCCGGCCGGGGTACGGATCTGCGGCGCGAAGGGCGGGCTGACCTGCACGGTGGGCGCGCGTACGTTCCGGGGCCACCATGTCGCCGTGACCCTGCACCCCGCCGACGGGCCCGCTCTGGAGGCCGAATGCGGGCTGCGGGACACCCCGGAGGAGGGGGCCACGGTGGGCGTGACGTTCGACGTTGCGGAGACGGTGGTCCTGTCCCCGGCCCACGAGGTCTGA
- a CDS encoding ABC transporter permease, with the protein MALPVAFFALFFAYPVVAIVGRGLKVDGVWQFGRIGEVLSRPDIAEVLWFTTWQALASTVLTLLIALPGAYVFARFDFPGKQLLRAVVTVPFVLPTVVVGTAFLALLGRGGFLDELWGVRLDTTVWAILLAHVFFNYAVVVRTVGGLWSQLDPRQEEAARVLGAGRLAAWRRVTLPALAPAVGAAALMVFLFTFTSFGVVQILGGPAYSTLEVEIYRQTAQLLDLPTAAVLTLVQFAAVGGILAVHAWTVRRRETALRLVDPAQTSRRPRGAGQRALLGGVLLTVALLIVVPLGVLVERSLDTSGGYGFGFYRALQSADASGSTFLVPPLEAIGNSLQYALVATLIALVIGGLAAAALTRRAGPLVRGFDALLMLPLGVSAVTVGFGFLITLDEPPLDLRTSWILVPLAQALVGVPFVVRSMLPVLRAVDDRLREAAAVLGASPLRAWREVDLPLVRRALLVAAGFAFAVSLGEFGATVFIARPDNPTLPVAVARLLGRSGELNYGQAMALSTILMLVCAVSLLLLERIRTDRSGEF; encoded by the coding sequence ATGGCCCTGCCCGTCGCGTTCTTCGCGCTGTTCTTCGCCTACCCCGTCGTCGCGATCGTCGGCCGGGGGCTGAAGGTGGACGGCGTCTGGCAGTTCGGCCGGATCGGCGAGGTGCTGAGCCGGCCGGACATCGCCGAAGTCCTCTGGTTCACCACCTGGCAGGCGCTCGCGTCGACCGTGCTCACGCTGCTGATCGCGCTTCCGGGCGCCTATGTCTTCGCCCGGTTCGACTTTCCCGGCAAGCAACTGCTGCGTGCGGTCGTGACCGTGCCGTTCGTCCTGCCGACGGTCGTCGTGGGAACGGCGTTCCTGGCACTGCTGGGGCGCGGCGGATTCCTCGACGAGCTGTGGGGCGTCCGGCTCGACACCACGGTCTGGGCGATCCTCCTCGCCCATGTCTTCTTCAACTACGCGGTCGTCGTACGGACCGTCGGCGGCCTGTGGTCGCAGCTCGACCCCCGTCAGGAGGAGGCCGCCAGGGTGCTCGGCGCGGGACGCCTCGCGGCCTGGCGGCGGGTGACCCTGCCCGCGCTGGCGCCGGCCGTGGGCGCCGCCGCCCTGATGGTCTTCCTCTTCACGTTCACCTCGTTCGGAGTCGTCCAGATCCTCGGCGGCCCTGCCTACTCCACGCTGGAGGTGGAGATCTACCGGCAGACCGCCCAGCTGCTCGATCTTCCGACGGCCGCCGTGCTGACCCTGGTGCAGTTCGCCGCGGTCGGCGGGATCCTCGCCGTACACGCGTGGACCGTACGGCGCAGGGAGACCGCGCTCAGGCTCGTCGACCCGGCGCAGACCTCCCGCAGGCCGCGCGGGGCCGGGCAGCGGGCCCTGCTCGGCGGCGTACTGCTGACCGTCGCGCTGCTCATCGTGGTGCCCCTGGGTGTGCTGGTGGAACGCTCCCTGGACACGTCCGGCGGCTACGGCTTCGGCTTCTACCGCGCCCTGCAGTCCGCCGACGCGAGCGGCTCCACGTTCCTGGTCCCGCCGCTGGAAGCCATCGGGAACTCGCTGCAGTACGCGCTGGTCGCGACCCTCATCGCCCTCGTGATCGGCGGTCTCGCCGCGGCGGCCCTGACGAGGCGGGCGGGACCACTGGTGCGCGGCTTCGACGCGCTGCTGATGCTGCCTCTCGGGGTGTCCGCCGTCACCGTCGGCTTCGGCTTCCTGATCACGCTCGACGAGCCGCCCCTGGACCTGCGCACGTCCTGGATCCTCGTACCGCTCGCCCAGGCGCTGGTGGGCGTCCCCTTCGTCGTACGGAGCATGCTGCCCGTCCTGCGTGCGGTCGACGACCGGCTGCGGGAGGCTGCGGCGGTGCTCGGCGCCTCGCCGCTGCGGGCCTGGCGCGAGGTCGATCTGCCGCTGGTGCGACGGGCACTGCTGGTGGCCGCGGGCTTCGCGTTCGCGGTGTCACTCGGCGAGTTCGGGGCGACCGTGTTCATCGCCCGCCCCGACAACCCCACCCTGCCGGTGGCGGTCGCCCGGTTGCTGGGGCGGTCCGGGGAGCTCAACTACGGGCAGGCGATGGCACTCAGCACGATCCTGATGCTCGTCTGCGCGGTGTCCCTGCTCCTGCTCGAACGTATCCGCACCGACCGATCCGGGGAGTTCTAG
- a CDS encoding thiamine ABC transporter substrate-binding protein, translated as MNTTTKCAATALAAALGVTVLAGCGGSDDDASGSGSSKASKTVTLVSHDSFNASESVLKAFTKETGYTVKVLKSGDAGAALNQEILTKGSPRGDVFFGVDNTLLSRALDNGLFTPYEAKGLDRVAADTQLDADKHRVTPVDTGDICINYDKKYFADKKLAPPQSFDDLLKPAYKNLLVTENAATSSPGLGFLLGTVATYGEDGYQDYWKKLKNNGVKVVDGWEQAYNEEFSGSAGGKKTKADRPLVVSYASSPPVEVLYAEPRPTEAPTGVATGTCFRQIEFAGLLDGAKNEAGGKALLDFLISKQFQEDMPLNMFVNPVAKDAALPELFTKFGATVDKPTTVDPEKIAKNREQWVQSWSSLVVK; from the coding sequence ATGAACACCACCACGAAGTGCGCGGCGACGGCGCTTGCCGCCGCGCTGGGCGTCACCGTGCTCGCAGGCTGCGGCGGATCGGACGACGACGCCTCCGGTTCCGGGAGCTCCAAGGCCTCCAAGACCGTGACCCTCGTGAGCCACGACTCCTTCAACGCCTCGGAATCGGTCCTGAAGGCGTTCACCAAGGAGACCGGCTACACGGTCAAGGTGCTGAAGAGCGGTGACGCAGGTGCCGCGCTCAACCAGGAGATCCTGACCAAGGGATCCCCCCGCGGCGATGTGTTCTTCGGCGTCGACAACACGCTGCTCTCGCGTGCCCTGGACAACGGACTGTTCACGCCGTACGAGGCGAAGGGGCTCGACCGCGTCGCGGCCGACACCCAGCTGGACGCGGACAAGCACCGGGTCACGCCCGTCGACACCGGCGACATCTGCATCAACTACGACAAGAAGTACTTCGCCGACAAGAAGCTCGCGCCGCCGCAGTCGTTCGACGACCTGCTGAAGCCCGCGTACAAGAACCTCCTCGTCACCGAGAACGCCGCGACCTCCTCGCCCGGCCTCGGCTTCCTCCTCGGCACCGTCGCCACCTACGGCGAGGACGGCTACCAGGACTACTGGAAGAAGCTGAAGAACAACGGCGTCAAGGTCGTCGACGGCTGGGAGCAGGCGTACAACGAGGAGTTCTCCGGCTCCGCGGGCGGCAAGAAGACCAAGGCCGACCGGCCGCTCGTCGTCTCGTACGCCTCCAGCCCGCCCGTCGAGGTGCTGTACGCGGAGCCCCGGCCCACCGAGGCGCCGACCGGGGTCGCCACCGGAACCTGCTTCCGCCAGATCGAGTTCGCCGGCCTGCTGGACGGTGCGAAGAACGAGGCGGGCGGCAAGGCACTGCTGGACTTCCTGATCAGCAAGCAGTTCCAGGAGGACATGCCGCTCAACATGTTCGTCAACCCGGTCGCGAAGGACGCCGCGCTGCCGGAGCTCTTCACGAAGTTCGGTGCGACCGTCGACAAGCCGACGACCGTCGACCCGGAGAAGATCGCCAAGAACCGTGAGCAGTGGGTCCAGTCGTGGTCCTCGCTCGTCGTGAAGTAG
- the rlmN gene encoding 23S rRNA (adenine(2503)-C(2))-methyltransferase RlmN, which produces MPKPGELQFVAPRGAKQPPRHLADLTPDERKEAVAATGEKPFRAKQLSQHYFARYAHDPAEWNNIPAASREKLAEALFPDLMSVMRHISCDDDTTRKTLWKLHDGTLVESVLMRYPDRVTMCISSQAGCGMNCPFCATGQAGLDRNLSTAEIVHQIVDGMRALRDGEVPGGPARLSNIVFMGMGEPLANYKRVVGAIRRLTDPEPDGLGLSQRGITVSTVGLVPAMLRFADEGFKCRLAVSLHAPDDELRDTLVPVNTRWNVREVLDAAWEYAEKSGRRISIEYALIRDINDQAWRGDRLGRLLKGKRVHVNLIPLNPTPGSKWTASRPEDEKAFVDAIAAHGVPVTVRDTRGQEIDGACGQLAASER; this is translated from the coding sequence ATGCCTAAGCCCGGAGAACTCCAGTTTGTCGCGCCCCGCGGAGCCAAGCAGCCGCCGCGGCACCTCGCCGACCTCACCCCCGACGAGCGCAAGGAAGCAGTCGCCGCGACCGGCGAGAAGCCCTTCCGCGCCAAGCAGCTGTCGCAGCACTACTTCGCGCGGTACGCGCACGACCCGGCCGAGTGGAACAACATCCCGGCCGCTTCGCGGGAGAAGCTCGCCGAGGCGCTGTTCCCCGACCTGATGTCCGTCATGCGCCACATCAGCTGCGACGACGACACCACCCGTAAGACGCTCTGGAAGCTGCACGACGGGACGCTCGTCGAGTCCGTCCTGATGCGCTACCCGGACCGGGTGACGATGTGCATCTCCTCGCAGGCCGGGTGCGGGATGAACTGTCCGTTCTGCGCGACCGGGCAGGCCGGCCTCGACCGGAACCTCTCGACTGCCGAGATCGTGCACCAGATCGTGGACGGCATGCGGGCGCTGCGCGACGGTGAGGTCCCGGGCGGACCCGCGCGGCTCTCCAACATCGTCTTCATGGGTATGGGCGAGCCCCTGGCCAACTACAAGCGCGTCGTCGGAGCCATCCGACGGCTGACCGACCCCGAGCCGGACGGGCTCGGGCTCTCGCAGCGCGGGATCACCGTGTCCACGGTGGGCCTGGTGCCGGCCATGCTGCGCTTCGCCGACGAGGGCTTCAAGTGCCGTCTCGCCGTCTCGCTCCACGCCCCGGACGACGAGCTGCGCGACACCCTCGTTCCCGTGAACACGCGCTGGAACGTCCGGGAGGTGCTGGACGCGGCGTGGGAGTACGCCGAGAAGTCCGGCCGCCGTATCTCCATCGAGTACGCGCTGATCCGCGACATCAACGACCAGGCGTGGCGGGGCGACCGGCTGGGCCGGCTGCTCAAGGGCAAGCGCGTGCACGTCAACCTCATCCCGCTGAACCCGACGCCCGGTTCCAAGTGGACCGCCTCGCGGCCCGAGGACGAGAAGGCGTTCGTCGACGCGATCGCCGCTCATGGTGTGCCCGTCACGGTTCGTGACACCCGTGGCCAGGAGATCGACGGGGCCTGCGGACAGCTGGCGGCCTCCGAGCGCTGA
- a CDS encoding phosphatidate cytidylyltransferase, whose protein sequence is MNDSSWGAPQGAGYWGAPEMGAAPAGPAHDVHVAQQTRPMPIVPDVPDAGRDADDRDNRDGDAAHVSGPLFRDEKQQEPMSTSLPSPPPQKKRAGRDLRAAIGVGLGLGVVVAGSLFIVKAVFVGVVVLAVVVGLWELTSRLKERKGINAPLVPLAVGGAAMVVAGYVRDAEGAWVAMALTALAVLVWRMTEPPEGYLKDVTAGVFAVFYVPFLATFVAMMLTADDGPWRVLTFLLLTVVADTGAYAVGWRFGTHKLAPRISPGKTREGLFGAIGFAMVAGALCMQFLIDDGRWWQGLLLGLAVAASATLGDLGESMIKRDLGIKDMGTLLPGHGGIMDRLDSLLPTAPVVWMLLVLFVGSG, encoded by the coding sequence ATGAACGACTCTTCCTGGGGCGCCCCGCAGGGCGCCGGCTACTGGGGTGCGCCCGAGATGGGGGCCGCTCCGGCGGGTCCTGCCCACGATGTGCACGTCGCCCAGCAGACTCGGCCCATGCCCATCGTGCCGGACGTTCCCGACGCAGGTAGAGACGCAGACGACCGCGACAACCGGGACGGGGACGCCGCGCACGTCAGCGGTCCCCTGTTCCGTGACGAGAAGCAGCAGGAGCCCATGTCCACCTCGTTGCCGTCGCCCCCACCGCAGAAGAAGCGGGCAGGTCGTGACCTGCGCGCCGCGATAGGGGTCGGTCTCGGGCTCGGCGTGGTCGTCGCCGGTTCGCTCTTCATCGTGAAGGCCGTCTTCGTCGGTGTGGTCGTGCTGGCGGTGGTGGTCGGGCTCTGGGAGCTCACCTCGCGCCTCAAGGAGCGCAAGGGGATCAACGCCCCCCTCGTGCCGCTCGCCGTCGGCGGCGCCGCCATGGTCGTCGCCGGCTACGTGCGGGACGCGGAGGGCGCCTGGGTCGCCATGGCGCTCACCGCGCTCGCGGTGCTCGTCTGGCGGATGACCGAGCCGCCGGAGGGCTACCTCAAGGACGTCACGGCCGGTGTCTTCGCCGTCTTCTACGTGCCGTTCCTGGCGACGTTCGTCGCGATGATGCTCACCGCGGACGACGGTCCGTGGCGGGTGCTGACGTTCCTGCTGCTCACCGTGGTCGCCGACACCGGTGCGTACGCCGTCGGCTGGCGCTTCGGCACGCACAAGCTCGCACCGCGCATCAGTCCCGGGAAGACCCGCGAGGGCCTGTTCGGCGCGATCGGGTTCGCGATGGTCGCCGGTGCGCTGTGCATGCAGTTCCTGATCGACGACGGCAGGTGGTGGCAGGGACTGCTGCTGGGCCTCGCGGTCGCCGCCAGCGCCACCCTGGGCGACCTGGGTGAGTCCATGATCAAGCGTGACCTCGGGATCAAGGACATGGGCACACTGCTGCCGGGCCACGGCGGCATCATGGACCGGCTGGACTCGCTGCTGCCGACCGCGCCGGTGGTCTGGATGCTGCTGGTGCTCTTCGTCGGATCCGGCTGA
- the frr gene encoding ribosome recycling factor, which produces MIEEILLEAEEKMEKAVVVAKEDFAAIRTGRAHPAMFNKIVADYYGALTPINQLASFSVPEPRMAVVTPFDKTALRNIEQAIRDSDLGVNPSNDGNIIRVTFPELTQDRRKEYIKVAKTKAEDSKISIRSIRRKAKESLDKLVKDKESGEDEVRRAEKELDDTTAKYVAQVDELLKHKEAELLEV; this is translated from the coding sequence GTGATCGAAGAAATCCTCCTCGAGGCCGAGGAGAAGATGGAGAAGGCCGTCGTGGTCGCCAAAGAGGACTTTGCCGCGATCCGTACCGGCCGTGCGCACCCGGCGATGTTCAACAAGATCGTCGCCGACTACTACGGCGCGCTGACCCCGATCAACCAGCTGGCCTCGTTCTCGGTCCCCGAGCCGCGCATGGCAGTGGTGACTCCGTTCGACAAGACCGCGCTGCGCAACATCGAGCAGGCGATCCGCGACTCCGACCTCGGCGTCAACCCGAGCAACGACGGCAACATCATCCGTGTGACGTTCCCGGAGCTCACGCAGGACCGCCGCAAGGAGTACATCAAGGTCGCCAAGACCAAGGCCGAGGACTCCAAGATCTCGATCCGCTCCATCCGCCGCAAGGCCAAGGAGTCGCTCGACAAGCTCGTCAAGGACAAGGAGTCCGGCGAGGACGAGGTCCGCCGTGCGGAGAAGGAGCTCGACGACACCACCGCGAAGTACGTCGCGCAGGTGGACGAGCTGCTCAAGCACAAGGAAGCCGAGCTGCTCGAAGTCTGA
- the pyrH gene encoding UMP kinase — MNKGADASQGDHKGDDGKISGRFMLKLSGEAFAGGGGLGVDPDVVHAIAREIAAVVRDGAEIAVVIGGGNFFRGAELQQRGMDRARSDYMGMLGTVMNCLALQDFLEKEGIDSRVQTAITMGQVAEPYIPLRAVRHLEKGRVVIFGAGMGMPYFSTDTTAAQRALEIEAEALLMGKNGVDGVYDSDPKNNPAAVKFDALEYSEVLARDLKVADATAITLCRDNQLPILVFELTTEGNIARAVKGEKIGTLVSDESTRA; from the coding sequence ATGAACAAGGGCGCAGACGCCTCCCAGGGTGACCACAAGGGCGACGACGGCAAGATTTCCGGCCGCTTCATGCTGAAGCTGTCCGGCGAGGCGTTCGCCGGTGGTGGGGGTCTCGGCGTCGACCCCGATGTCGTGCACGCCATCGCCCGCGAGATCGCCGCGGTCGTACGGGACGGCGCGGAGATCGCGGTCGTCATCGGCGGTGGCAACTTCTTCCGTGGCGCCGAGCTGCAGCAGCGCGGCATGGACCGGGCACGGTCCGACTACATGGGCATGCTCGGCACGGTCATGAACTGCCTGGCACTGCAGGACTTCCTGGAGAAGGAAGGCATCGACTCACGCGTCCAGACCGCCATCACCATGGGTCAGGTCGCGGAGCCGTACATCCCTCTCCGTGCCGTACGGCACCTGGAGAAGGGGCGCGTCGTCATCTTCGGCGCGGGCATGGGCATGCCGTACTTCTCCACCGACACCACCGCCGCCCAGCGCGCCCTCGAGATCGAGGCGGAGGCGCTGCTGATGGGCAAGAACGGGGTGGACGGCGTCTACGACTCCGACCCGAAGAACAACCCCGCTGCGGTGAAGTTCGACGCGCTGGAGTACAGCGAGGTGCTCGCCCGCGACCTCAAGGTCGCCGACGCCACCGCCATCACGCTCTGCCGTGACAATCAGCTCCCGATCCTCGTCTTCGAGCTGACCACGGAGGGCAATATCGCCCGCGCGGTCAAGGGTGAGAAGATCGGCACGCTCGTGAGTGACGAGAGCACCAGGGCCTGA
- the tsf gene encoding translation elongation factor Ts yields the protein MANYTAADVKKLRELTGAGMMDCKKALDEADGNVDGAVEALRIKGQKGVAKREGRSAENGAVVSLISEDKTSGVLLELKCETDFVAKGEKFQAVANTLAAHVAATSPADIEALLASEIESGKTVQAFVDEANANLGEKIVLDRFAQFDGAYVSVYMHRTMPDLPPQIGVMVELDKADADLAKGLAQHIAAFAPKYLSREDVPAEIVEAERRVAEETTRAEGKPEAALPKIVEGRVNGFFKEATLLGQPYALDSKKSVQKVLDEAGVALKRFTRIKVGI from the coding sequence ATGGCGAACTACACCGCCGCTGACGTCAAGAAGCTCCGCGAGCTCACCGGCGCCGGCATGATGGACTGCAAGAAGGCGCTCGACGAGGCCGACGGCAACGTCGACGGCGCCGTCGAGGCGCTCCGTATCAAGGGCCAGAAGGGCGTCGCCAAGCGCGAGGGCCGTTCTGCCGAGAACGGTGCCGTCGTCTCCCTCATCTCCGAGGACAAGACCTCCGGCGTCCTGCTCGAGCTGAAGTGCGAGACGGACTTCGTCGCCAAGGGCGAGAAGTTCCAGGCCGTCGCCAACACGCTCGCCGCGCACGTCGCCGCGACCTCCCCGGCCGACATCGAGGCGCTCCTCGCCTCGGAGATCGAGTCCGGCAAGACCGTTCAGGCTTTCGTGGACGAGGCGAACGCCAACCTCGGCGAGAAGATCGTCCTGGACCGTTTCGCGCAGTTCGACGGCGCGTACGTCTCCGTGTACATGCACCGCACCATGCCGGACCTGCCGCCGCAGATCGGTGTCATGGTCGAGCTGGACAAGGCCGACGCCGATCTGGCCAAGGGCCTTGCGCAGCACATCGCCGCCTTCGCCCCGAAGTACCTGTCCCGTGAGGACGTCCCCGCGGAGATCGTCGAGGCCGAGCGCCGCGTCGCCGAGGAGACCACGCGCGCCGAGGGCAAGCCCGAAGCCGCGCTCCCGAAGATCGTCGAGGGTCGCGTCAACGGCTTCTTCAAGGAGGCCACCCTCCTCGGCCAGCCCTACGCGCTGGACAGCAAGAAGTCCGTCCAGAAGGTCCTGGACGAGGCCGGTGTCGCCCTGAAGCGCTTCACGCGCATCAAGGTCGGCATCTGA